The Deltaproteobacteria bacterium genome segment CCCTTGCCACGAAGTTCGGAAATGCAGAGCTGTCTGCGCCCGAAGCGACGTTCCCGTGGCTCGCACCCACGCGCACCAGCGAAGGTGGCAGAGCCACCACTCCCTTGGACATTCATCCCGCCCAGCACTTCTGGGCGCTCCCGCGCCGGATCCGGTTGGTCGTTGCAACGAACGACCTCGGGACGTGTGCCGCGACAGGTCAGAACGAAGTGCGGGTGGTGCGCGCCTACCATGCACGAAACCTGGGCGTGAACTACGAGGGCGAGTTCCGCCACCCCCTGACCCCTTACGCGCTCGTCAATCCCAACGAGCCGCTCAACCCCAAGAAGCCCAAGGGCGGGATCCCCTATCGGGACTGGCCACAGTTCGTCGCCGGCGACTCGACCCACGAACCGGCGCGGGTGGTCCAGGCGTTCCACGCGCAGCGGCGGTTCGAGGTCGCGCGCGACGTGCGCCTGTGGGCCTTCGGCTTCGACATGGACAACATGAAGCCGCGCGCCTGGCACCAGGGCGTCACTCCGCTCGTCCCCATCGAGTCCGAGCGCCAGGACGCGTTCCGGGCGGTGCTCTCAGGCCTCGTCGAGGCCAGTGAGAGTGTGCGCAAGACCCTCCTGAACAAGGTGAAGGAGGCGATCGCCCGGAGGCCGCAAGACCTGCCCGGAGATATCGCCGCCACCCTCAACGCCGCGTTCTGGATGCGCACCGAGGCGTCGTTCTTCGAGGCCATCTCCGCTGTGCGCGACGTGCTCCCCGACGTGGAGAGGCTCGCGCCCATCTCGGAGCGGTGGCTGGAGGCGCTGCACCAGGCCGCGCTGGCCTTGTTCGAGACCTACTCGCAGGCGAACGGCGACTTCGTCGCCGCGGACGTCCGTCGGGTGGCCGTGGCCTGGAACGAGCTGCGCCGCTTCACCCATCCCAACTCGCCGCTCCTGCGGAAGGCCGTCGGGCTGGCCGTGAAGGAGCCCGAGCTGAAGAAGCCCAAGACCAAGCGGTCGAAGAAGAAGGAGGACCTACCGTGAGCGAACCCGATCTCGTGCCCGCAGAGGGCCAGCAGCGCCCCGACGATCCCTGGTGGCGCTGGTGGAGCAGCCTGGAGCACCGCAAGGGCGACCGCGCCGCGCTCCGGCGCTGTCGCTCGGTGCGCGACGTGGCCCTGGAGCCCGCGTTCCACGACGTCCTGAAGCGCCTGGGCAAGGGCTGGAGTGGCTCGGACCGCGAGCGCATCGCCGCGGCGGTGGGCGTGCTGGCCCAGGTCGAGCAGAACAGCCCGGCCCGATCCCTCGCCGACGCCATGGCCAGCCCCAAGGGCGACAAGCCCACGGTCAGCGACTTCCGCTTCCGCCGCCTGCTTCGCCTGGAGACCCCCGACGAGCTCCTCCATGAGCTCCCACGGATCATCCGGCAGCTCGGGGGCGCCGCCCCCATCTCCCAGCTCGCCCGCGACCTCATGCGCTGGGACGACGACGTCCGGAAGCGCTGGGCGCTCCACTACTACGAGAAGGCCAACCTCTCCTGAAGTCTCACGCCACCCACTCGAGGACCAACCATGTCGAACTTCATTCAGCTCCACTTCCTGACCGCCTACCCGCCTTCCAACCTCAACCGCGATGACCTCGGGCGCCCCAAGACGGCCGTGTTCGGTGGCACGCAGCGGCTGCGTGTGTCGTCGCAGAGCCTCAAGCGTGCTTGGCGAACCTCGGACGCCTTCTCCAATGCGCTCCACGACCAGAAGGGCACGCGGACCAAGGGCCTGGGCAACGAGCTCTATGCCAAGCTCGCGGAGGAGCTCGGCGAGA includes the following:
- the casA gene encoding type I-E CRISPR-associated protein Cse1/CasA, whose product is MAYNLLRERWIPVRCQSGATDWIAPHQIAERDDPPVAIASPRPDFDGALIQFLIGLMQTTAAPKDKRAWERRYEQPHSPEELREQFATVELAFNLDGDGPRFMQDLTLTPAKKDELPIGALLIDRMGEVNLADKSDLFAKPDRYPALGLPAAAMALFALQSNAPAGGSGNRTSLRGGGPLTTLVAGANLFSTVWLNVLPAPDFALATKFGNAELSAPEATFPWLAPTRTSEGGRATTPLDIHPAQHFWALPRRIRLVVATNDLGTCAATGQNEVRVVRAYHARNLGVNYEGEFRHPLTPYALVNPNEPLNPKKPKGGIPYRDWPQFVAGDSTHEPARVVQAFHAQRRFEVARDVRLWAFGFDMDNMKPRAWHQGVTPLVPIESERQDAFRAVLSGLVEASESVRKTLLNKVKEAIARRPQDLPGDIAATLNAAFWMRTEASFFEAISAVRDVLPDVERLAPISERWLEALHQAALALFETYSQANGDFVAADVRRVAVAWNELRRFTHPNSPLLRKAVGLAVKEPELKKPKTKRSKKKEDLP
- the casB gene encoding type I-E CRISPR-associated protein Cse2/CasB, with translation MSEPDLVPAEGQQRPDDPWWRWWSSLEHRKGDRAALRRCRSVRDVALEPAFHDVLKRLGKGWSGSDRERIAAAVGVLAQVEQNSPARSLADAMASPKGDKPTVSDFRFRRLLRLETPDELLHELPRIIRQLGGAAPISQLARDLMRWDDDVRKRWALHYYEKANLS